The genomic region CCAGGGGTTGCATCACGGTGTAGGTGTCTACGCCACCGGCCACGTTGTTGGCCAGCTCGCCCAGTTGCAGGTTGCCAATGCCGGCGGCGTGTTCCACCACCTCCAGGCCACGGAACACATCGCCTTCGGCATCCGGCAGGGTCTTGCCTTGTTCGGCCGTCAGCAGCGCAGCCAGCTCGGCCATGTTTTCGCGGATGAGTTGCTGCAGCTTCAAAAAGATGCGGGCGCGGGTGCCGATGGGGGTTTTCTTCCAGGTCTTGAACGCCTCTTTGCCCGATGCCACGGCGGCATTGATTTCCTCAGGCGTGGCAAACGGCACGCGGGCCAGCACCTCTTGCGTGGCGGGGTTCACCACGTTGCGCCACTGGGTGGTTTTGGATTCGACAAACTGGCCGCCAATGAGCAGCTTGACGGTGGGGGCCAGCACGGCCTGGGTGGTGGGTGCGTTCATGGGTGTGTCTCCGGGTGTTGCCAAGCGCCTGCGAGGTGCAGGCTCAGCAGTGCATATTACCCGTGCATCCGTGTGCATTAAAATTTAAAAAATGCATTTTTCATGTGCGTATTTGCACATAAGTAGCTTTTGAGGAACGGAAAGAGTGCGCGAAAAAAAGAGGGTAAACGTTGCCGTTTACCCTCTTCTAACTTTGCTGCTACGCTGTGGAGTTGCTCAGTTTCTCGATGGGAAGATGCCGTTCAAGCAAATGATGTAGTTCATTCCCAAGTAAGGTTGCATGAGAGAAATAGGTGTGTTGTTCCCCGAGGCACTTACAGTCAAGTTTGATAGGGGCAGGGACGTGTCTGCATTGCCGCTGGCAGCATACTGTGCATTGCGCTGGTTGGACGCAGCGGGGATTGCGCCAGCGCCAGGACTGGTTAGCGTGCCCATGCTGGAAGATGCAGGGACATTGCCGCTGACTACGTGGGTATGTGCAGGCAAGTTGTTGGTTGTGAGTGTCAGAGTTGGGGTTCCGCTGACTTCCCCTTGAGTCACATTAGGGAGTCCAGGTCCCTGGCCCATGCCCACGGGGACTCTGCCGCGCAAGTCCGGCAGTGCAAAGGTGGTTGTACCGTTGCCGCCATAAATGGTGCCAATAAGGGCAAACAGTGCTTGGTTTTGGCTGATGGCGAGAATCTGGCCATGGCAAAACATCCAATTCCTGGGGGCAAAATTACCACCAAACATTCTGATTTCACCAATGAATGCTGAAGACATTGTGATCTCCTCTCAAGTCAAAAAATAGCCTGTAGTCCAGCCGCTGTGTGCTGCGGCTGAAGCAGAAAGGGAAGGATAGGCTTGGCACTGAAGCCAAGCTGTGGAATGGCGGAAATTGCGCGGCTCAGCAGTTACCCATAGCGTACCAATGCTGTCACTGGCCGCGGTTGCCCACAGGCGTTCTCCTCTAGGTCCGGATAATGGCGACGCCCGTAGGGATGCCCAAAGATCGCGTGCATTGTTACTCGGGGCCGCCAATGCGGAACCAAGGCTGGCGCCAGCCTCTGCTCCCAGCAGCGCGCCGGGGGTCCAGGCAAGGCCTGCTTTCTCGAAGTGAGCCCTCCAGGCTGAATCGGCCGTGTCTGCGCTAGGCCAGCTTGCCACCGTCCACATCCGAGTGTTCGGGATACCGTCAGAAAGCCATGGAAATCCTGCCAATTCGATGCGTGCCAGGGCGGATTGTGCCTGCCACCATTGGGTGAATCTATGTGATTGAGAGCCAGAAAACAAGGCGACCACCACGTCTGGTTGTTGGAAAGCAATGGCCTGTTTCAGACCATCAAACTCCTGCGATTGCTCCGGCAACCCGGCGACGTGACGCCCCACGACTTGTCCGCCCAGTGAGCGCCAACGGTGCTGGAAGGTCTGAACGAAGTCATACCCAGACTCATGCCAGCCCATAGAAAGAAATGCGCGGGGGCCGCACTGCGCATGCACCTTGTCTGCCAGCGCGGAGGCCATAGCACACAGCTCCAAGCTGTGGCGGACCCGCAAAGGGTGGTGTTCTGTGGTGGGGGTGATGTCGGCACCACTGTCACTGATCCACAGAGGCACACCTGCCTTGACTGTGATTGCTGACAGTTTTTTCTCGAGCAAGGGGGGAATCCATCCCATCACCGCATCGATTGGCCAATGTCGGAGGGCGGCCTCGACTGCTCTGGCGGGCGCTGCTGGCAGCGGGCCGGCAGACAGCCAGGTTAATTTGACTTGCGGTGCGTTAGCTAACGCCAAACCCAGCTCCACGCCACGTTGGTAGTCGCTTGCCAGTTGCGGCAACTTTTGCGATGAGGGGGCAATGCCAAGAATGTGACATGGGGCATGTGCTGCGTTGACAGCAGCATGTACTGCTGGCGATAGAGCAGTGCTTGTGGCAACTGCCGCACTGGCCGTAGCCATAAAGTGACGCCGATGTAGGGGCGCAATCATGGAAGAGCTTCCTCAAGGTGACTGGGGCGCGGTAGAAGGCCAGAGCGTTGTCGCTTTAGCAATTCTTGCAGCCTCTGGTAGTGGGGGACAATCCATTGCTCGCTCAATGATTGAAGATGATCGTTCGCCATGCTGTGCTTGGCTTCTGTGTCCGAAACGTAGGCTTGGTGGGGGTGCTTGCCATGCCGTGTGACCCGTTCGCGCATGCGCTCCTGGTCGGTTGCTGAGACCTTCCAGCTCATATGGGAGAGCACCTGGGTTTCAATGGCACCCGGCAAATCGGCGTGATCAAGCAGCAGCGATCGTGTGAGTACAAAGTCCCGAGCCATCGCCGCATAGATGCCACCAAGCACCCGTGCGCAATACAGCTCAGGAGGCATGGCGGCCAGTTCTTGGATGCTCAGATCATCCAGGCAGGCACCCAGCGTGCCTGGCACCAGGAAGAACGCACGCTCTCGCATTTGCGACACCAGCACTGACAGCGGTTCCCGGGTGAGGAACAACCAGCGTGCGTCAGGCCAGGCTTCGGCCACCAGCGAGGCTTTGTCCGTGTTCCACGCATCAAGTTTGATGCTCATGGATTCGAGCTGTGGGCTGGTGCTGTCGCAACGCTGTGCCCAGGCACTTGTCCATGCGCGCAGTGCTTGCACAACTTGTTTTTTATCGATTAACCCGCTAGGTAAGGCCTGGCGCAGCATGAAATCTACAGGGGCTGGCTCGGACAATTGCAGATGGTGTGGGCTCTCTGCCAACGCCTGCGTGATGAGTGTGGAGCCGCAGCGCGACACATGGAAGATGACGAGTGAAGGGTCTAGCCCCGGAGATTGCTCATGCCATGCCAGTAGATCGCTGAGCGGCGTCTGCCGTCTGAATGCCAAGTGGAAAGGACGCTGCATCTGGCTCTGGATGTCGTTATGGAAAAACGGCTCGCGCAGCGGTTTGTCGAGCATGCGCACCCAGTCCACCATCACCTGTCCGTTGGCGATGTAAAAACGAATTGGTCGCCAGCCACTGAAGTTCACATGATCCATTGCTCTACCCAGGAACGGCGCCCAGCCTTGATTGCAGACTCAACGTCTGACGCTTCAAAATAAAAACCAGCTGCCCGGCCGATGCGCAGCGATTCGGACACAAATTCATCCATTTTTACGATTTCATAGAGCTGCTGCGTCAGTTCCGCATCTGCTTCCACAAACGTTTTGAACCGCAAAAAATGCTGCCAAGGGTCTTGTCCCTCGGGCAATGGCTCGCCTGCATCGCTGGTACAAAAGGCTTCATACAGTCGCATGTCCACCAATGCGTCTGCAACTAGGTGGATACGAGCTTGTTGACCACGATTGCGCACCCGGTGGGGGCGAGAAACGTCCACGTACCAACATTCTCCAGCGCGCAAAGGAATGCGGTCTCCATCGACGTGAAAGAAGACTTGTTCGTCTGTTTGCAGGGGCACGTGAAGCCGTGCTTCACCATTGGCAGCGCAAACACCGGCGTCTGTGTGTTCCTTGATTTCGCCAGAAGGGAGCAGGCGCATCAGGCGTACCGATTTCCATGGCAATGCCATTGTGTCCAGCATGGCGCGCAATTCAGGGCATTGCTCGAGAACCGGAGAGTCAGCGTATGCAGATACTGGTACATCAACCGGAACGATATCTACAGGCGCTGCAGCAGCAAATCTCAACGCTAGCGCCTGCCAGCCGCCATCGTGAAAGCCCTGGTTGAAGTGGTTTTGCCACAGGGATTCTGGCAAGGCCTGCACTTCCTGCAGCGCGGCCCTTGTATCAAACCGCCAAGGCAAGCGCGCTGTTCTCATACCTTGAACCTGCAAACCTTGAGGCTGGCTGCAGTGCAATTCGGCAGGCGATGCTGTTGAATGCATGCTCGTCATTGGATGCAGAGTGCATATGCATTGCACGATGCCGCAACGCCTCGGAAAGAATTCAAAATGCGAACGCTCCAGCCTTGCCTTCCTGTCCCACAGGCGGCACCTTGGTCTGGCGCGCTCAAGGCTACATACACTCCGTCCGCATCGATACCCGACTTACCAGAGCCACCGCCGTGGCCGCCACCAATGACACTGGCGCCCGCGTTGCAACAGGCATTGACCGTGCAAGAGTCGGGGTTGGGGCCAGAGCCGGTCGCTGAAGCTGTGATGAGAGAGATATTGGCAGACAGGGTACCGGCTGGCCCTTGAGGCCCTGTGGGGCCTGTAGGCCCCACAGGGCCCACTGGACCTGTGTTTCCTACAGGCCCTGCTGGACCTGTAGCTCCCTGAGGACCTGCCGGGCCTGTAGCGCCGACCGGGCCTTGGGGACCTGCAGGACCTTGGGGGCCAGCTGGACCGATCGTACCTTGTGGACCTGTAGCGCCTACAGGCCCCTGAGGCCCTGCAGGCCCCTGTGCACCCGTTCCTACACCGGAAGCACAGCGCCCCAATCGACCACTAGCAGCATCAAAACACAGCAAGTCTGCATTGGTTGCTGGTGTACCTGATAAGGCTGGCATGGCCACTTCGCCAGTGCCCTGAACACGAAAACGCTCTGCATTGTTCACCGAATCTTTGATGACGAAGCCACCGCCTGGAGGAGGCGCGATGGTGACATCTGCCGCCATGACGGGGGCTGAGGCGGTGAGTAACACCAAACATGCCCAGCGTGCCCAGCGGGTGGATGCAAAAAATAGGATGTTCATTGTCATGTAGAGAAATTTAAGGACGGATGTTCGATGGTTTGTATGATTTTGGTATCGCCGGTACTTGCGTTGCCGATGGGCCAGTCCCAGAAGCAAAAGGCTGAGCAGGACTGTGGCTGCATGCCCCAAGGTTGGAATGCTGGTGGTCACCACAGGCAGTGCTCCCAAGTGCACCTGGGTCAGTGTGGCGTTGGTCTGCACGATTTGGGCACCAGGCGCGAGCCTGATAACGACTGGAGACCCATTGGCCGATGAAAGTTGCACCGGCTGGCCAGGTAGCCCTTGTACGGTAAGAGTACCTGTCACAAGAATATCTGCCCCTGCCTGGAACATGTAAGTCTGTCCGGAGGTGGAAGACAGTGTGAGATTGCTGAAGGTGGCTTGCCCACTAATTGAAACAGTGCTAGCGGCTGTACAGCTGCCATCCATGATCACGGTGCCAGTTCCCGCATTGAATGCGCCTTGGTTGGCAAAGTCTCCCCCCAATTGCAGCTGCCCCTGGGCATTGAAAACTCCGCCAGCCTGAACCTGAAGACCGCCAGCTCCTGTGGCTTGACCGTTGCCAAGGTTGTATGTGCCGCCCACATTGACAGGAAGGCACGCCAAGTTGATAGAGCCTCCACCCAAATCAAAAGTGGAGCCAGCAGGCACATCCCATTGTGCGGCTGCTGAGTTGGCAATCACTAAACCCAAAACCAATTGCACACACTTAGCGTAGAACTTCATGACAGGTGTTGCCGATCCCATAAAACAAGGAAGGCTTTGATTTTTGTTAAAGATGGAAGCGTTCAAGCGCACGAGTGTGCATGAAAAACCTCAAAGTGCAAGAAAACAATTTCCCTTTTGCAGTGTTCAATAATGCTTTTCCATGCATCCATCGATAGTTATCGATTTCAGGGTATTTAGTACTTGACTCACAATCTCCAGCTATGGATTGGGATCATTTCCGTTTTTACTTGGAGCTGGCACGCAACGGTACTTTGGCTGGGGCCGCCCGGCGCTTGGGAGTGGAGCACACCACCGTATCGCGCCGCATCCAGACGCTGGAAAAGCAGATGGGCGCGGCCCTGTTTGCACGCGAGGCCGGGGGCCACCGGCTGACCGAAGCCGGGCGTGTACTGCTGCCAGCGGTGGAAGCCATGGAATCTGCCGTGCTGGGCGTGGAGCAGGCCGCACCCACGGCGCACGATGGGCCGTCTGGCCTAGTGCGGGTGGGGGCAACGGAGGGATTTGGCACGCTGATCCTGGCCCCGCACCTGGCGCGGCTCACGCAAAAGCACCCGCACCTGTCGATTGACCTGCTGGCCTTGCCGCGCATGCTGCACCTGTCGCGGCGCGAGGCGGATATCGTGATTTCGCTAGAGCGGCCCACGCGGGGATCGGTGGTGGTGAGCCGGTTGACGGATTACCGGCTGTACCTGTACGGCCAGCGCGAATATCTGGCCCGCAAGCCCCTGGTGAGCACGCCAGAAGACCTGCGCCACCACGCTTTTGTGAGCTATGTGGACGACCTGCTGTTCACGAAGGAACTGCAGTTTCTGGATGCGCTGCACAAGCCGGAGCGCTTTGCGTTTCGCAGCACCAGCATCACGGCGCAGTACGAGGCGGTGCGCGCCGGGGCAGGGCTGGCGGTGCTGCCCGCGTTTTTGGCAGACCGCGACCCGGTGCTGAGCCGCGTGTTGCCCGGCCATGCGGAATTCACCCGCACCTTCTGGATGAGCATGCCCGCCGAGGCCAAGCACTTGGCGCGCATGCAGGCCACCTGGGGCTTTTTGCGCGAGACGGCTGCGGCGCAGAAGGCACTGCTGCTGCCTGCCGCAGCCCGTTGAGCAGCCTCGCCATCAGCCCAAACGGTTTGATGGCTTGATGTACAGGGCTTTATATCCGCCCCATCAGCATCAGGATGACCAGAATCAGCACCACCAGCCCAATGCCGCCGCTGGGCCCGTAACCCCATGAACGGCTGTGGCCCCAGGTGGGCAGAGCGCCGACCAGGATGAGAATCAGGATGATGAGGAGAAGAAGTGAGAGCGACATGACAGTCCATGGTTGTGTTGCGGTGGTTGGATTGTTGGAGGGCGGAACGCACTGGTTTGCAGGTGTGCCGCGCGCGCAAGGGTGGGAGATTTCCGACAGTTTGAGCAGGGGCTTGCAACGGCGAGTTGCATTCGGACCCCAGGGGCGCTGGCCCGCGCATTGCCCTCCACACCAACAAGCGCATACCATTGCCAGCTTTCCTTTTCCGAGGCGCGCTGTGGAGCGCGCCCACGACCTGTGCTGAAGAAGCCCCACCTCATCAAATCCCCCGCAGACATTGCCATGGCCCGCGCTGCTGGCCGCCTGGCGGCCGATGTGCTGCACATGATTGCGGAGCATGTGCGCCCCGGCGTCACCACCGAGGCGCTGGACCGCCTGTGCCATGACTACATCGTCAACGTGCAAAAGGCCGTGCCCGCCAATGTGGGGTACCTCGGGTTTCCGAAGACGATCTGCACGTCCTCCAACCATGTGGTGTGCCACGGCATTCCGTCGCCCAGCCAGGTGCTGCGCGATGGGGACATCCTGAACATTGACGTGGCCGTCATCAAGGACGGCTGGTACGGCGATACCAGCCGCATGTATCTGGTGGGCGAGGTGAACCCGCAGGCCCGCCGACTAGTAGACACCACGCTCGAAGCCATGCTGGCAGGCATTGCACAGGTCAAACCCGGCGCTACGCTGGGCGATGTGGGCTATGCCATACAGACCGTGGCGCACCGTGAGCGCTTCAGTGTGGTGCGCGAGTATTGCGGCCACGGCATTGGCAAGACTTACCACGAAGAGCCGCAGGTGCTGCACTACGGCCAGCGCGGCCAGGGGCTGGTGCTGGAGCCGGGCATGGTGTTCACCATCGAGCCCATGATCAACGCTGGCAAGCGCGAAACCAAGGAGCTGGCCGATGGCTGGACGGTGGTGACGCGCGACCGGTCGCTGTCTGCCCAGTGGGAACACATGGTGGCGGTCACGGAGACGGGGTACGAGATCCTGACACCCTGGCCTTGAGCCCTGGCTTTTACTTTTTGGCCCCCGTGGGGCTGCGGTGATTTGCCCCATACAGCCAGGATTGGCCGGTTTTCTGCCGTGTTATCCGCGATATGGGATCGCAGCAAGCCGTCTACCCTTGCACCATGGGCACGCAATGCGTCCTGCCACCGGGCAGGGCACTTCGTTGCGAGCCAAAGGAGTGCAAGGCAATGACCCCTCTCGTTTCCGGCTTGGCCTCGGTGGCCTCATTCATTTTCAATGCGACGTCCAACCGGTCGTCGTCTGCCGCTGCTTCTACTGCTTCTGCGCAGTCCTCATCGTCCAGCTCTACCAACGCAGGCCCGGCCTCGGTGCTCAAGCTCAGTGCCGAGGCACAGCCCCTGGCAGGTGCCGCAGGCAATGCGGCGCAGAAGGCAGCCGCCGCCAGCACCACGCTGGCAAGCACTGCAGGCACCGCCAACAGTTCTGGCAAGGCAGTGTCCAAGGAAGATTTCCAGTCCCTGCTCACACAGTTTGGCGCGACCGAGGCGCAGAAAGAGCAAATCACGGCCGGTCTGGACGCCAACAAGGACGGCTCGATCTCGCAGGATGAGTTTTTGAAAGGGCTGGCCAACACCCAGGGCACGGAATCGGGCTCGGCGTTGTCGCAAAGCCTGATGCAGGTGATGGACCAGGCGGGCAACCGCGATGGCACCGTGGGGGGCAAGGAGTTTTTGACCCTGACCGCAGCGTTTGCGACGGCCAGCCAGGGCGTGCGCAAGGCCTGATGCAGCATCCAGCCTTGCGCTGATTGCTATTGCTTTGATAGCTGCTTGCGCTTTATCTGCGGCGCTATCGGCCAATTTGACTGATTTTTCTTCGGCTTGTAGCGGAGTCTGACAGATCGATTCACCCGGCAAAAAGCCGCCCGCCAGGGCCGTGTCACCTTCGCTCCACCCGCATGGCGAGGAGGTGCCCATGGCATGCGGGTGGTGGTGGCAACGGCCCTTGGCTGGCGGGCGGAAACTGCGGCTGCGCGCTGTGGGCGCGGAAAAGGGCTTTCAGTCGGTTGGGCTAGCAGAAGCCTTCAGTGCTGATGGCTTTCGTGCGGTGCGGGTGCAGCCCCCGCGCGCGGCTGCTGCACCCACACCTTGACGGTGATCTCCCCCGCCTTTTCAAACCCCAACGTCAGGTCAAACCGATCACCTGCCACCAGGGGCTGGCGCAGGTTCACCAGCATCAGGTGGTAGCGCTGGCCGTGGCGTAGCTGCACTTCCTGGCCTGCGGGCAGGTCGATGGCGGGCACTTCGCGCATGCGCATGACATTGCCTTCGGCGGCCATGGAGTGCAGCTCCACGCGCTCGGCCACCGCCGTGTGGGCGCGCAGCAGGCGGTCAGGGGCGTTGCCACGGTTGCGAATGCCGCGCAGATAGGCCGCGCCGTTGGGCGTGCCTGCCAGCGACGGCGTGGCGTAGGGGTGGTCTATGACCAGGCTGCCCACCCGAAAGTCGTGCGCCTGCACTGCCGTGGCCGTGCACAGTGCCAGCGCGGCCAATGCGGCCAGCGCGACCATCCCGCTCAGGGTGCTGCGGCGGCCCATGCTGGCCCCGCCAAGGTGCACGTGCTTGTTGCCCGAAGCGGTGCAGGCCGGTGCATGCAGAGGGTGTGGATGCATCACCAGCTCCTTTGCAGCAAAGGCCCAGGCGTGTAGACCACGCGCAGCGCTACCACGGTATTGCCCTGGCCCGCGATGCGCTCGCGCCCGGC from Acidovorax sp. DW039 harbors:
- a CDS encoding tail fiber protein, yielding MSSAFIGEIRMFGGNFAPRNWMFCHGQILAISQNQALFALIGTIYGGNGTTTFALPDLRGRVPVGMGQGPGLPNVTQGEVSGTPTLTLTTNNLPAHTHVVSGNVPASSSMGTLTSPGAGAIPAASNQRNAQYAASGNADTSLPLSNLTVSASGNNTPISLMQPYLGMNYIICLNGIFPSRN
- a CDS encoding sulfotransferase family protein — its product is MDHVNFSGWRPIRFYIANGQVMVDWVRMLDKPLREPFFHNDIQSQMQRPFHLAFRRQTPLSDLLAWHEQSPGLDPSLVIFHVSRCGSTLITQALAESPHHLQLSEPAPVDFMLRQALPSGLIDKKQVVQALRAWTSAWAQRCDSTSPQLESMSIKLDAWNTDKASLVAEAWPDARWLFLTREPLSVLVSQMRERAFFLVPGTLGACLDDLSIQELAAMPPELYCARVLGGIYAAMARDFVLTRSLLLDHADLPGAIETQVLSHMSWKVSATDQERMRERVTRHGKHPHQAYVSDTEAKHSMANDHLQSLSEQWIVPHYQRLQELLKRQRSGLLPRPSHLEEALP
- a CDS encoding aspartyl/asparaginyl beta-hydroxylase domain-containing protein, giving the protein MHSTASPAELHCSQPQGLQVQGMRTARLPWRFDTRAALQEVQALPESLWQNHFNQGFHDGGWQALALRFAAAAPVDIVPVDVPVSAYADSPVLEQCPELRAMLDTMALPWKSVRLMRLLPSGEIKEHTDAGVCAANGEARLHVPLQTDEQVFFHVDGDRIPLRAGECWYVDVSRPHRVRNRGQQARIHLVADALVDMRLYEAFCTSDAGEPLPEGQDPWQHFLRFKTFVEADAELTQQLYEIVKMDEFVSESLRIGRAAGFYFEASDVESAIKAGRRSWVEQWIM
- a CDS encoding LysR family transcriptional regulator, with the protein product MDWDHFRFYLELARNGTLAGAARRLGVEHTTVSRRIQTLEKQMGAALFAREAGGHRLTEAGRVLLPAVEAMESAVLGVEQAAPTAHDGPSGLVRVGATEGFGTLILAPHLARLTQKHPHLSIDLLALPRMLHLSRREADIVISLERPTRGSVVVSRLTDYRLYLYGQREYLARKPLVSTPEDLRHHAFVSYVDDLLFTKELQFLDALHKPERFAFRSTSITAQYEAVRAGAGLAVLPAFLADRDPVLSRVLPGHAEFTRTFWMSMPAEAKHLARMQATWGFLRETAAAQKALLLPAAAR
- a CDS encoding DUF3309 domain-containing protein — its product is MSLSLLLLIILILILVGALPTWGHSRSWGYGPSGGIGLVVLILVILMLMGRI
- the map gene encoding type I methionyl aminopeptidase; translation: MLKKPHLIKSPADIAMARAAGRLAADVLHMIAEHVRPGVTTEALDRLCHDYIVNVQKAVPANVGYLGFPKTICTSSNHVVCHGIPSPSQVLRDGDILNIDVAVIKDGWYGDTSRMYLVGEVNPQARRLVDTTLEAMLAGIAQVKPGATLGDVGYAIQTVAHRERFSVVREYCGHGIGKTYHEEPQVLHYGQRGQGLVLEPGMVFTIEPMINAGKRETKELADGWTVVTRDRSLSAQWEHMVAVTETGYEILTPWP
- a CDS encoding EF-hand domain-containing protein yields the protein MTPLVSGLASVASFIFNATSNRSSSAAASTASAQSSSSSSTNAGPASVLKLSAEAQPLAGAAGNAAQKAAAASTTLASTAGTANSSGKAVSKEDFQSLLTQFGATEAQKEQITAGLDANKDGSISQDEFLKGLANTQGTESGSALSQSLMQVMDQAGNRDGTVGGKEFLTLTAAFATASQGVRKA
- a CDS encoding copper chaperone PCu(A)C, which produces MHPHPLHAPACTASGNKHVHLGGASMGRRSTLSGMVALAALAALALCTATAVQAHDFRVGSLVIDHPYATPSLAGTPNGAAYLRGIRNRGNAPDRLLRAHTAVAERVELHSMAAEGNVMRMREVPAIDLPAGQEVQLRHGQRYHLMLVNLRQPLVAGDRFDLTLGFEKAGEITVKVWVQQPRAGAAPAPHESHQH